One region of Mangifera indica cultivar Alphonso chromosome 3, CATAS_Mindica_2.1, whole genome shotgun sequence genomic DNA includes:
- the LOC123210292 gene encoding serine/threonine-protein kinase B-raf isoform X1 yields the protein MEANDSAPGLYRVLVDRFRSLEASHAKLKEEVDELLQEKRKADDLSTLDSIWGYVPGFFIEGSPYRSVLESIGHAVYVCNVSSGEIMYWNHSAENLYGWKDYEVVGLRADELLVAEEYNAPFRRILQRLFSGQSWSGQFPFKKRSGQIFMAMVTKSPLYEDDELVGIITVSSDATIFNSANSENLRTYEDRCRVREVNLKKIQWHPPRPQIAPVPQIAASVSNLASKLLQRIHVDDTCRAGESCRDTKDATDTRDFKLKKSDRMEEKLNPDFQNGKSTTMGRSSRMDESAFEFAQPSKIAAKFLSKLHIREASNSRGEGGGDESVSNKGQNVPNSLRGSKAPILSQCTVHSEDKEENLSKKNFSSAAKSAIANVYEQTVPNASEEGCDLASSSESNICTSPKPGESMSRLGSQDVNELEPDCKQFPSLGESICSHESLSGKPDNESNCTEDREIHWEDLRLGEEIGQGSYAVVYRGIWNGSDVAVKVYFGNEYSEGTLENYKKEIDIMKKLRHPNVLLFMGAVYSQERLAIVTEFLPRGSLFKTLHKNNQALDIRRRFRMALDVARGMNYLHRRNPPIVHRDLKSSNLLVDRNWTVKVGDFGLSKWKEATYLTAKSGRGTPQWMAPEVLRNEPSNEKSDVFSFGVILWELMTVSIPWNNLNPLQVVAVVGFMDRRLELPEGLDPQVASVIRDCWQSDPDKRPSFEDIIRRMSGLLQRDIAPSVPRNTEH from the exons ATGGAGGCGAACGATTCAGCTCCCGGTTTGTACCGTGTCTTAGTGGATCGCTTTCGCAGCTTGGAGGCCAGTCATGCCAAGCTTAAAGAAGAGGTTGATGAGTTGTTGCAGGAGAAGAGAAAAGCTGATGACTTGTCCACGTTGGATTCCATTTGGGGATACGTTCCTGGCTTCTTCATTGAGGGGAGTCCGTACAGGAGCGTTTTAGAGTCTATTGGACATGCTGTTTATGTATGCAATGTTTCTTCTGGAGAGATCATGTATTG GAATCATTCTGCTGAAAATCTGTATGGGTGGAAGGACTATGAAGTCGTTGGACTAAGAGCTGATGAATTGCTTGTAGCTGAGGAATACAATGCCCCTTTTAGGAGAATTTTGCAAAGGTTGTTTTCTGGGCAGTCATGGTCAGGCCAGTTCCCTTTTAAGAAGAGGTCCGGTCAAATATTTATGGCGATGGTGACAAAGAGTCCTTTATATGAGGATGATGAACTTGTTGGAATTATAACTGTGTCAAGTGATGCTACAATATTCAATAGTGCAAATTCAGAAAACCTAAGAACATATGAGGATCGTTGTAGAGTGCGTGAAGTGAACTTGAAGAAGATACAGTGGCACCCACCGAGACCACAAATTGCACCAGTGCCACAGATAGCAGCATCTGTCTCCAATCTG GCATCAAAGCTTCTACAGAGGATACATGTGGATGATACCTGCCGGGCAGGTGAAAGTTGCAGAGACACGAAGGATGCAACAGACACCAGAGATTTTAAGTTAAAGAAGTCTGATAGAATG GAAGAAAAACTGAATCCTGATTTTCAAAATGGGAAGAGCACAACCATGGGAAGAAGCTCTCGGATGGATGAATCTGCATTTGAATTTGCTCAACCTTCAAAAATT GCAGCAAAGTTTTTATCAAAACTGCATATTAGGGAAGCCAGCAACTCTAGAGGTGAAGGTGGAGGTGATGAATCAGTAAGTAACAAAGGGCAAAATGTGCCTAATTCTCTTAGAGGTTCTAAAGCACCAATTCTGAGCCAGTGCACGGTCCATAGTGAAGACAAGGAAGAAAACCTGagcaaaaaaaatttctccTCTGCAGCCAAAAGTGCAATTGCAAATGTGTATGAGCAGACAGTTCCAAATGCTTCTGAAGAGGGCTGTGATCTAGCTTCATCAAGTGAAAGTAATATCTGTACATCTCCTAAACCAGGAGAATCGATGTCAAGATTGGGCTCTCAAGATGTTAATGAATTGGAGCCAGATTGTAAACAGTTTCCTAGTTTAGGAGAGAGCATTTGTAGCCATGAAAGCTTATCAGGCAAACCAGATAATGAGTCAAACTGTACAGAGGACCGTGAAATTCACTGGGAAGACTTAAGACTTGGGGAAGAGATTGGACAAG GTTCTTATGCGGTTGTTTATCGTGGAATTTGGAATGGATCA GATGTTGCTGTTAAAGTATACTTTGGGAATGAATACAGTGAAGGCACCTTAGAGAACTACAAAAAAGAG ATTGATATAATGAAGAAACTGAGACATCCAAATGTACTGCTCTTCATGGGAGCCGTGTATTCGCAGGAACGGCTTGCTATTGTCACAGAGTTCTTACCCAG GGGAAGCCTATTTAAAACACTTCACAAGAACAATCAAGCTCTAGACATTAGACGGCGTTTTAGAATGGCTCTTGACGTT GCTAGAGGAATGAACTATTTGCATCGCAGAAATCCACCAATAGTACATCGAGACCTGAAATCTTCTAATTTACTTGTTGATAGAAACTGGACCGTGAAGGTAGGAGATTTTGGCCTATCTAAGTGGAAGGAGGCAACCTATTTGACTGCTAAATCCGGAAGAGGAACA CCACAGTGGATGGCCCCGGAAGTCCTGCGAAATGAGCCTTCGAATGAAAA GTCTGATGTGTTCAGTTTTGGTGTCATCCTTTGGGAACTAATGACTGTCTCCATCCCATGGAACAACCTAAATCCATTACag GTTGTTGCAGTTGTGGGATTCATGGATAGAAGATTAGAACTACCAGAAGGACTTGATCCGCAAGTAGCATCTGTTATCCGTGACTGCTGGCAAAG CGACCCAGATAAGCGTCCATCATTTGAAGACATAATTCGGAGAATGTCAGGTCTACTTCAGAGAGATATTGCACCGTCAGTTCCAAGGAACACGGAGCATTGA
- the LOC123210292 gene encoding probable serine/threonine-protein kinase SIS8 isoform X2 has protein sequence MQCFFWRDHVLDYEVVGLRADELLVAEEYNAPFRRILQRLFSGQSWSGQFPFKKRSGQIFMAMVTKSPLYEDDELVGIITVSSDATIFNSANSENLRTYEDRCRVREVNLKKIQWHPPRPQIAPVPQIAASVSNLASKLLQRIHVDDTCRAGESCRDTKDATDTRDFKLKKSDRMEEKLNPDFQNGKSTTMGRSSRMDESAFEFAQPSKIAAKFLSKLHIREASNSRGEGGGDESVSNKGQNVPNSLRGSKAPILSQCTVHSEDKEENLSKKNFSSAAKSAIANVYEQTVPNASEEGCDLASSSESNICTSPKPGESMSRLGSQDVNELEPDCKQFPSLGESICSHESLSGKPDNESNCTEDREIHWEDLRLGEEIGQGSYAVVYRGIWNGSDVAVKVYFGNEYSEGTLENYKKEIDIMKKLRHPNVLLFMGAVYSQERLAIVTEFLPRGSLFKTLHKNNQALDIRRRFRMALDVARGMNYLHRRNPPIVHRDLKSSNLLVDRNWTVKVGDFGLSKWKEATYLTAKSGRGTPQWMAPEVLRNEPSNEKSDVFSFGVILWELMTVSIPWNNLNPLQVVAVVGFMDRRLELPEGLDPQVASVIRDCWQSDPDKRPSFEDIIRRMSGLLQRDIAPSVPRNTEH, from the exons ATGCAATGTTTCTTCTGGAGAGATCATGTATTG GACTATGAAGTCGTTGGACTAAGAGCTGATGAATTGCTTGTAGCTGAGGAATACAATGCCCCTTTTAGGAGAATTTTGCAAAGGTTGTTTTCTGGGCAGTCATGGTCAGGCCAGTTCCCTTTTAAGAAGAGGTCCGGTCAAATATTTATGGCGATGGTGACAAAGAGTCCTTTATATGAGGATGATGAACTTGTTGGAATTATAACTGTGTCAAGTGATGCTACAATATTCAATAGTGCAAATTCAGAAAACCTAAGAACATATGAGGATCGTTGTAGAGTGCGTGAAGTGAACTTGAAGAAGATACAGTGGCACCCACCGAGACCACAAATTGCACCAGTGCCACAGATAGCAGCATCTGTCTCCAATCTG GCATCAAAGCTTCTACAGAGGATACATGTGGATGATACCTGCCGGGCAGGTGAAAGTTGCAGAGACACGAAGGATGCAACAGACACCAGAGATTTTAAGTTAAAGAAGTCTGATAGAATG GAAGAAAAACTGAATCCTGATTTTCAAAATGGGAAGAGCACAACCATGGGAAGAAGCTCTCGGATGGATGAATCTGCATTTGAATTTGCTCAACCTTCAAAAATT GCAGCAAAGTTTTTATCAAAACTGCATATTAGGGAAGCCAGCAACTCTAGAGGTGAAGGTGGAGGTGATGAATCAGTAAGTAACAAAGGGCAAAATGTGCCTAATTCTCTTAGAGGTTCTAAAGCACCAATTCTGAGCCAGTGCACGGTCCATAGTGAAGACAAGGAAGAAAACCTGagcaaaaaaaatttctccTCTGCAGCCAAAAGTGCAATTGCAAATGTGTATGAGCAGACAGTTCCAAATGCTTCTGAAGAGGGCTGTGATCTAGCTTCATCAAGTGAAAGTAATATCTGTACATCTCCTAAACCAGGAGAATCGATGTCAAGATTGGGCTCTCAAGATGTTAATGAATTGGAGCCAGATTGTAAACAGTTTCCTAGTTTAGGAGAGAGCATTTGTAGCCATGAAAGCTTATCAGGCAAACCAGATAATGAGTCAAACTGTACAGAGGACCGTGAAATTCACTGGGAAGACTTAAGACTTGGGGAAGAGATTGGACAAG GTTCTTATGCGGTTGTTTATCGTGGAATTTGGAATGGATCA GATGTTGCTGTTAAAGTATACTTTGGGAATGAATACAGTGAAGGCACCTTAGAGAACTACAAAAAAGAG ATTGATATAATGAAGAAACTGAGACATCCAAATGTACTGCTCTTCATGGGAGCCGTGTATTCGCAGGAACGGCTTGCTATTGTCACAGAGTTCTTACCCAG GGGAAGCCTATTTAAAACACTTCACAAGAACAATCAAGCTCTAGACATTAGACGGCGTTTTAGAATGGCTCTTGACGTT GCTAGAGGAATGAACTATTTGCATCGCAGAAATCCACCAATAGTACATCGAGACCTGAAATCTTCTAATTTACTTGTTGATAGAAACTGGACCGTGAAGGTAGGAGATTTTGGCCTATCTAAGTGGAAGGAGGCAACCTATTTGACTGCTAAATCCGGAAGAGGAACA CCACAGTGGATGGCCCCGGAAGTCCTGCGAAATGAGCCTTCGAATGAAAA GTCTGATGTGTTCAGTTTTGGTGTCATCCTTTGGGAACTAATGACTGTCTCCATCCCATGGAACAACCTAAATCCATTACag GTTGTTGCAGTTGTGGGATTCATGGATAGAAGATTAGAACTACCAGAAGGACTTGATCCGCAAGTAGCATCTGTTATCCGTGACTGCTGGCAAAG CGACCCAGATAAGCGTCCATCATTTGAAGACATAATTCGGAGAATGTCAGGTCTACTTCAGAGAGATATTGCACCGTCAGTTCCAAGGAACACGGAGCATTGA